A region of the bacterium genome:
AGAGCGGTAGTCGGAGCCACCACCAAGCCGGTGGTGGTGATGCCCAATGCCGGGGGGCCTCGTGAGGTGGGGGGGCGTATGCTCTACCTCAACAGTCCTGAATATTTTACCGAATACAGCAAACGCTATGTGGAGCTCGGGGTGCGTGGCGTGGGCGGGTGTTGCGGGACCACTCCCGCCCACATCCGTATGGCGGCCCGGGCCATCCGTACCATGAGTGGCGTCAAGCAGTTCATCCACATTTCCTCCGCCCCTGTGGTCGCACCGCTGGGCAAAGAACCTGTTGCGCCCGTGGTGGTCGTGCCGTTTGCCGAAAAATCCCCCTTTGCGGCAAAACTGGCCGCTGGGAAAAAAGTGACGTCCATCGAGTTACTGCCGCCTCAGAGCGGGGCCGGGCTGAAAGGGTTTATTGAAAAATGCCGGCTTTGCGAAGAGGCCGGGATTGATGCCATTAACCTGCCGGACGGCCCCCGTGCCAGCGCCCGAATGTCCGTGATGGCGACGGCGTTTTCGATGATGCAGTCGGTCAAGATTGAGCCGATTCCCCATTATTGCTGTCGTGACCGCAATCTGATCGCCATGCAATCGGATTTGCTGGGAGGCTGCGCGCTGGGCCTGAAGACCTTTCTTTTTATCACGGGCGATCCGCCCAAGCTGGGCAATTATCCGGATGCCACCGGCGTGTTTGATCTGGACGCCATCGGGTTGACCCAGTTGGCCAGCAACTTGAATCGCGGGTTCGATGCCGGCGGGCAATCGATTGGCAAGCCCACGGCCATGGTGATCGGGGTGGGGGCCAATCCCCTGTCCGTGGAGATGGATCGGGAAATTTTACGGTTCTACGGAAAAATCGATGCGGGTGCAGAGTATGCCATTACCCAGCCGGTGTTCGATGTGGACGCGTTGCTGCGCTTTCTGGAGCGTGCCAATGCGCATGCCACGCCCATTCCGATCATTGTCGGCATTTATCCGCTCCTGTCGTTCAAGAATGCCGAGTTCATGAATAATCATGTGCCCGGTGTATCGGTGCCGGAGTCCATCCTGAACCGGATGAGCCTCCGGACGGACAAGGAAGATGCGATTAAAGAGGGAATTGAGATCGCCCGCGAAATCCGCGAAAAGATCGGGAATGCCGTGGCCGGATTCCAGGTCTCCGCGCCATTGGGGCGGGTGAATACGGCCTTATCCGTGTTAGGTGCACAATGAGTAGTGTGCTTGATAAAATGGACGGGCCGTCGGACGTGAAGGGATTGACTCCTGAAGAAATGACGGTGCTGGCCGCTGAAATCCGGACGCTCATGATTCAAACCATCAGTAAAACCGGTGGCCATCTGGCCTCCAATCTCGGAATGGTGGAATTGACGTTGGCCCTGCTGAAGGTATTCCAGCCCCCGGATGATAAAATCCTGATGGATGTCAGCCATCAGGCCTACGCTTATAAAATCCTGACCGGCCGGAAACATCAGTTCTCAACGCTTCGCCAATATGGCGGGCTCTCCGGTTTTATGAATCGTAAAGAGAGTCCCTGTGATGCCTTCGGGGCCGGGCATGCCGGCACCGCCTTATCGGCCGCCCTGGGCATGGCGGTGGCACGGGACCGCCAGAAGAAATCCCATCATGTGGTGGCCGTGGTGGGGGATGCCGCGCTCGGAGGAGGCTCCTCGTTTGAGGCGCTGAATAATATCCAAGGAACCACCGGACGGCTGATTGTGGTGCTAAACGACAACGAGATGTCCATCTCGGCGAATGTCGGTGCCGTATCCCGATACCTCGGTGAGATGTTGACCAATCCCAGCTACAACAAATGGAAACACTCGATCGAGGGCGTGGTTAAGCGGATGTCGGGGCAGTCGAATGCCTTGAGGCGCCTGTATTACCGGGTGGAGGAATCGGTCAAAAGCTTGTTCCTTCACAGTGTGCTGTTTGAAGAGTTCGGGTTGCGCTACATTGGGCCGATTGACGGCCATGATTTGACGCGTTTGGTTTCCGCCCTTGAAATCGCCCGGGATGACATCCGGCCGATCCTGCTGCATGTGGTGACACAGAAGGGACGCGGCTATTCGTTCGCTGAAAAATGTCCAGAGAATTGGCATGGAATCGGAAATTTCGACGTGGAATCGGGACTACCGGTTACCTGTTCTTCGGCGCCGTCGTACTCCCAGGTTTTCGGGAATACCCTTGAACGGCTGGCTTCCAACGATCCGGCGATTGTGGCCATTACGGCGGCGATGCGAACCGGGACCGGATTGTCAACCTTCGCGACCCGTTATCCTGACCGGTTCTTTGATGTGGGGATTTGTGAGGAGCATGCGGTGATTTTCTCCGCCGGCCTGGCCTCACAGGGGATGACTCCGGTGCTCCCCCTGTACTCAACCTTCTCCCAGCGGGTCGTGGATTATATTCTTCATGATGTATGTCTCCAGAACCTGCCGGTGGTGATTTGTCTGGATCGTGCCGGAATCGTCGGGGACGATGGTCCTACCCATCACGGGGTCTATGATCTGGCCTTGATGCGGACATTTCCCGGGTTGACGATCATGCAGCCTGCGGACGGGACTGAGCTGGCGCATATGCTCTATTCCGCCATTAAGTGGAAGCGTCCCGTGGTCATCCGTTACCCGCGCGGGGTGTGCTCCGGTTATGTGCCGCCGGAAACGTTCGAGGAAGTGATCCCCGGGAAAGCCCACATTCTCCGGGAAGGCTGGGAAATCCAGATATGGGCATTGGGCGATATGATTCCCGTCGCCATGGCCGCTGCGGACCATCTGGCAACCAAAGGGTTTTCCGTGGGGGTGGTCAACGCCCGGTTTGTGGTGCCCCTGGATGAGGTCTTGATTGCGGAGCAGAGCAAGAGGGCCCGGGCTTTTGTGACCATTGAAAACGGAGTGGCGGCGGGTGGGTTTGGAACTGCGGTGGCTGAAACCCTGGGCAATCTGGGTTATCAGGGCCGGATTATCCGGAACGGGTGGCCGCAGGAGTTTGTTCCGCATGGCGCTCCCGCCATTTTGCTGGAAAAATACGGACTGACCGCCGCTGCAATTGCGGAGCGGGTAATCCAGGCAATGGATGGGTAATGAGGATTATCAGCTTCCATGCTTCAAAGTAAAATAGTTTTCCTTAAAATCACGGTCATGTTTCTGGTGATGGTGGTGGGCTGGTGGAGTGCGCGCCGTCAGCATTTGTCGCCCACCTTGACCAAGGCCATGAGTGTGCTGGTGGTGCAATTGACGTTTCCCGCGCTGGTGTTTGTCCAGATGCTCGAAACAGTCAGTATTTCCTCATTGCAGCGGGGCTGGTGGATTC
Encoded here:
- the dxs gene encoding 1-deoxy-D-xylulose-5-phosphate synthase, which encodes MSSVLDKMDGPSDVKGLTPEEMTVLAAEIRTLMIQTISKTGGHLASNLGMVELTLALLKVFQPPDDKILMDVSHQAYAYKILTGRKHQFSTLRQYGGLSGFMNRKESPCDAFGAGHAGTALSAALGMAVARDRQKKSHHVVAVVGDAALGGGSSFEALNNIQGTTGRLIVVLNDNEMSISANVGAVSRYLGEMLTNPSYNKWKHSIEGVVKRMSGQSNALRRLYYRVEESVKSLFLHSVLFEEFGLRYIGPIDGHDLTRLVSALEIARDDIRPILLHVVTQKGRGYSFAEKCPENWHGIGNFDVESGLPVTCSSAPSYSQVFGNTLERLASNDPAIVAITAAMRTGTGLSTFATRYPDRFFDVGICEEHAVIFSAGLASQGMTPVLPLYSTFSQRVVDYILHDVCLQNLPVVICLDRAGIVGDDGPTHHGVYDLALMRTFPGLTIMQPADGTELAHMLYSAIKWKRPVVIRYPRGVCSGYVPPETFEEVIPGKAHILREGWEIQIWALGDMIPVAMAAADHLATKGFSVGVVNARFVVPLDEVLIAEQSKRARAFVTIENGVAAGGFGTAVAETLGNLGYQGRIIRNGWPQEFVPHGAPAILLEKYGLTAAAIAERVIQAMDG
- a CDS encoding bifunctional homocysteine S-methyltransferase/methylenetetrahydrofolate reductase produces the protein MKPKQNLLDRIRENVLIFDGAMGTMIYQRGVFVNVCYDDLSLTQPQLILGIHKEYIEAGADVIETNTFGANRIKLAAYGLAERVGDMNRAAVRLAREAAGDSVYVAASVGPCFSPEQKPTPQQLVDMEGAFDEQLAILAEEGIDLVVLETFSDLAQLQVAARLARKHHLTVLASYVIDPLITDATEAAAGAFARQLQADPNVDIVGLNCGRGPADLLAAVRAVVGATTKPVVVMPNAGGPREVGGRMLYLNSPEYFTEYSKRYVELGVRGVGGCCGTTPAHIRMAARAIRTMSGVKQFIHISSAPVVAPLGKEPVAPVVVVPFAEKSPFAAKLAAGKKVTSIELLPPQSGAGLKGFIEKCRLCEEAGIDAINLPDGPRASARMSVMATAFSMMQSVKIEPIPHYCCRDRNLIAMQSDLLGGCALGLKTFLFITGDPPKLGNYPDATGVFDLDAIGLTQLASNLNRGFDAGGQSIGKPTAMVIGVGANPLSVEMDREILRFYGKIDAGAEYAITQPVFDVDALLRFLERANAHATPIPIIVGIYPLLSFKNAEFMNNHVPGVSVPESILNRMSLRTDKEDAIKEGIEIAREIREKIGNAVAGFQVSAPLGRVNTALSVLGAQ